One window of the Hippoglossus hippoglossus isolate fHipHip1 chromosome 9, fHipHip1.pri, whole genome shotgun sequence genome contains the following:
- the chfr gene encoding E3 ubiquitin-protein ligase CHFR isoform X2, which translates to MTRDETVDPTEGRQQGGARVLPGGLTEQKHQVMDSCGRGRPWGKLVKVDSSETVLLFNRECTVGRKKGCSLSFPASKLVSGEHCKIVQDESSGVVWLEDMSTNGTVINMSKLVKKQTHMLQSGDVIYFVYRKSEPEQNIAYVYHSIKTEQAISEPCYDVERPAHSPAPVPASDMSLSVEPVMLTKAPCDPTQEEPQPSTSTSHFCIESPLTSGPMATAASPASGLAKEDMDNMEPESKRRKKDDDKGYDSRSPQTSSAEVIGASKGSHGRLLPKPPVEGAKTDKMEETLTCVICQDLLHDCVSLQPCMHVFCAACYSGWMERSSLCPTCRCPVERIRKNHILNNLVEAYLIQHPEKCRSDLKSMDSRNKITQDMLQPKVERSFSDEEGSDYLFELSDNDSDSSDFSQPLLMCRQCPGYRREVSQVLFATGSNYWFAGLSAPPPVPAPPKPENEEGSAKPTGEQPSTSSDDPSAPQEYCCPPQGCHFICTCCLQPMPDRLAELNSQQVAAQHCVLCQRPFCHMYWGCQRIGCQGCLARFSELNLTDKCLDGVLNNNNYESEILQNYLSSRGKSWRDLLQEALQGLQQANYCLTDCRISANTVTCFCCGLRAFKELAYKYRQNITLSELPAAVASRPDCYWGRNCRTQVKAHHAMKFNHICEQTRFKN; encoded by the exons ATGACTAGAGATGAAACAGTCGACCCCACTGAGGGCCGGCAGCAGGGAGGAGCGCGGGTTTTACCAGGTGGTCTCACG GAACAAAAGCATCAGGTGATGGACAGTTGTGGGAGAGGACGACCATGGGGGAAGCTCGTCAAAGTGGACTCCAGTGAGACGGTGCTGCTGTTCAACAGGGAATGCACAGTTGGCAGGAAAAAGG GATGTTCTCTGTCATTTCCAGCCAGCAAGCTGGTGTCAGGGGAGCACTGCAAGATTGTGCAAGATGAAAGCTCAGGCGTGGTGTGGCTTGAAGACATGAG cacGAATGGCACAGTGATCAACATGTCCAAACTGGTGAAGAAGCAAACTCACATGCTACAGAGCGGTGATGTCATCTACTTTGTCTATAGGAAAAGTGAACCAGAGCAAA ACATCGCCTATGTTTACCACTCAATCAAAACGGAGCAAGCTATTTCAGAACCTTGTTATG ACGTGGAGAGACCAGCCCACAGTCCTGCTCCTGTCCCAGCTTCAGACATGTCGCTCTCCGTGGAGCCTGTGATGCTCACAAAGGCTCCTTGTGATCCGACTCAGGAGGAACCTCAACCCTCCACCTCAACTTCCCACTTCTGCATCGAGAGCCCCCTCACTTCTGGTCCCATGGCAACCGCAGCCTCTCCTGCCTCTG GCCTTGCTAAAGAAGATATGGACAATATGGAGCCAGAAAGCAAAAGGCGTAAAAAAGATGATG ATAAAGGTTATGATTCACGTTCGCCACAAACCTCCAGTGCGGAAGTCATCGGTGCATCTAAGGGAAGTCATGGCCGTCTTTTACCCAAACCACCAGTGGAAGGGGCTAAAACTGACAAGATGGAGGAGACTCTGACATGTGTTATTTGCCAGGACCTGCTGCATGACTGTGTCAG TTTGCAGCCTTGCATGCATGTCTTCTGTGCTGCCTGCTACTCGGGCTGGATGGAGCGTTCTTCCCTTTGCCCCACCTGCCGCTGCCCTGTGGAGAGGATTCGTAAGAACCACATCCTCAACAACCTTGTGGAGGCCTACCTCATCCAGCACCCAG AGAAGTGTCGCAGTGATCTGAAGAGCATGGACAGCCGTAACAAGATAACTCAGGACATGTTGCAGCCAAAAGTTGAGCGCTCTTTCTCTGATGAGGAGGGCTCAGATTACCTCTTTGAGCTCTCTGACAACGACAGTGACTCTTCAGACTTTAG TCAGCCTCTATTGATGTGCAGACAGTGTCCCGGCTACAGGAGGGAGGTCAGTCAGGTGCTGTTTGCTACAGGTTCAAACTACTGGTTCGCTGGTCTGTCCGCTCCACCACCTGTACCCGCTCCACCCAAACCAGAAAATGAAGAAGGCTCTGCAAAGCCCACAGGGGAGCAGCCCTCAACATCCTCTGATGACCCCTCTG ctcctcaggaGTACTGCTGCCCCCCTCAGGGCTGCCATTTCATCTGCACCTGCTGCCTCCAGCCAATGCCAGACAGACTGGCAGAGCTGAACAGCCAGCAGGTCGCTGCTCAACATT GTGTGCTGTGCCAGCGACCCTTCTGTCACATGTACTGGGGCTGCCAGAGGATTGGCTGTCAGGGCTGTCTGGCTCGATTCAGTG agctCAATTTGACAGACAAATGTTTGGATGGAGTgcttaacaacaacaactatgAGTCGGAGATCCTCCAG AACTACCTGTCCTCGCGAGGGAAGTCATGGAGAGATCTTCTTCAGGAGGCTCTGCAGGGTTTACAGCAAGCAAACTACTGTCTGACAG ATTGCCGCATCTCTGCAAACACCGTCACGTGCTTCTGCTGCGGCCTGCGAGCGTTCAAGGAGCTGGCCTACAAGTACAGACAGAACATCACTCTTTCTGAACTGCCAG CTGCTGTAGCATCTCGCCCCGACTGTTACTGGGGGCGCAACTGTCGTACGCAGGTGAAGGCTCATCATGCAAT gaaATTCAACCACATTTGTGAGCAGACACGTTTCAAGAACTGA
- the chfr gene encoding E3 ubiquitin-protein ligase CHFR isoform X1, which produces MTRDETVDPTEGRQQGGARVLPGGLTEQKHQVMDSCGRGRPWGKLVKVDSSETVLLFNRECTVGRKKGCSLSFPASKLVSGEHCKIVQDESSGVVWLEDMSTNGTVINMSKLVKKQTHMLQSGDVIYFVYRKSEPEQNIAYVYHSIKTEQAISEPCYDVERPAHSPAPVPASDMSLSVEPVMLTKAPCDPTQEEPQPSTSTSHFCIESPLTSGPMATAASPASGLAKEDMDNMEPESKRRKKDDDKGYDSRSPQTSSAEVIGASKGSHGRLLPKPPVEGAKTDKMEETLTCVICQDLLHDCVSLQPCMHVFCAACYSGWMERSSLCPTCRCPVERIRKNHILNNLVEAYLIQHPEKCRSDLKSMDSRNKITQDMLQPKVERSFSDEEGSDYLFELSDNDSDSSDFSQPLLMCRQCPGYRREVSQVLFATGSNYWFAGLSAPPPVPAPPKPENEEGSAKPTGEQPSTSSDDPSGDSPQEYCCPPQGCHFICTCCLQPMPDRLAELNSQQVAAQHCVLCQRPFCHMYWGCQRIGCQGCLARFSELNLTDKCLDGVLNNNNYESEILQNYLSSRGKSWRDLLQEALQGLQQANYCLTDCRISANTVTCFCCGLRAFKELAYKYRQNITLSELPAAVASRPDCYWGRNCRTQVKAHHAMKFNHICEQTRFKN; this is translated from the exons ATGACTAGAGATGAAACAGTCGACCCCACTGAGGGCCGGCAGCAGGGAGGAGCGCGGGTTTTACCAGGTGGTCTCACG GAACAAAAGCATCAGGTGATGGACAGTTGTGGGAGAGGACGACCATGGGGGAAGCTCGTCAAAGTGGACTCCAGTGAGACGGTGCTGCTGTTCAACAGGGAATGCACAGTTGGCAGGAAAAAGG GATGTTCTCTGTCATTTCCAGCCAGCAAGCTGGTGTCAGGGGAGCACTGCAAGATTGTGCAAGATGAAAGCTCAGGCGTGGTGTGGCTTGAAGACATGAG cacGAATGGCACAGTGATCAACATGTCCAAACTGGTGAAGAAGCAAACTCACATGCTACAGAGCGGTGATGTCATCTACTTTGTCTATAGGAAAAGTGAACCAGAGCAAA ACATCGCCTATGTTTACCACTCAATCAAAACGGAGCAAGCTATTTCAGAACCTTGTTATG ACGTGGAGAGACCAGCCCACAGTCCTGCTCCTGTCCCAGCTTCAGACATGTCGCTCTCCGTGGAGCCTGTGATGCTCACAAAGGCTCCTTGTGATCCGACTCAGGAGGAACCTCAACCCTCCACCTCAACTTCCCACTTCTGCATCGAGAGCCCCCTCACTTCTGGTCCCATGGCAACCGCAGCCTCTCCTGCCTCTG GCCTTGCTAAAGAAGATATGGACAATATGGAGCCAGAAAGCAAAAGGCGTAAAAAAGATGATG ATAAAGGTTATGATTCACGTTCGCCACAAACCTCCAGTGCGGAAGTCATCGGTGCATCTAAGGGAAGTCATGGCCGTCTTTTACCCAAACCACCAGTGGAAGGGGCTAAAACTGACAAGATGGAGGAGACTCTGACATGTGTTATTTGCCAGGACCTGCTGCATGACTGTGTCAG TTTGCAGCCTTGCATGCATGTCTTCTGTGCTGCCTGCTACTCGGGCTGGATGGAGCGTTCTTCCCTTTGCCCCACCTGCCGCTGCCCTGTGGAGAGGATTCGTAAGAACCACATCCTCAACAACCTTGTGGAGGCCTACCTCATCCAGCACCCAG AGAAGTGTCGCAGTGATCTGAAGAGCATGGACAGCCGTAACAAGATAACTCAGGACATGTTGCAGCCAAAAGTTGAGCGCTCTTTCTCTGATGAGGAGGGCTCAGATTACCTCTTTGAGCTCTCTGACAACGACAGTGACTCTTCAGACTTTAG TCAGCCTCTATTGATGTGCAGACAGTGTCCCGGCTACAGGAGGGAGGTCAGTCAGGTGCTGTTTGCTACAGGTTCAAACTACTGGTTCGCTGGTCTGTCCGCTCCACCACCTGTACCCGCTCCACCCAAACCAGAAAATGAAGAAGGCTCTGCAAAGCCCACAGGGGAGCAGCCCTCAACATCCTCTGATGACCCCTCTGGTGATT ctcctcaggaGTACTGCTGCCCCCCTCAGGGCTGCCATTTCATCTGCACCTGCTGCCTCCAGCCAATGCCAGACAGACTGGCAGAGCTGAACAGCCAGCAGGTCGCTGCTCAACATT GTGTGCTGTGCCAGCGACCCTTCTGTCACATGTACTGGGGCTGCCAGAGGATTGGCTGTCAGGGCTGTCTGGCTCGATTCAGTG agctCAATTTGACAGACAAATGTTTGGATGGAGTgcttaacaacaacaactatgAGTCGGAGATCCTCCAG AACTACCTGTCCTCGCGAGGGAAGTCATGGAGAGATCTTCTTCAGGAGGCTCTGCAGGGTTTACAGCAAGCAAACTACTGTCTGACAG ATTGCCGCATCTCTGCAAACACCGTCACGTGCTTCTGCTGCGGCCTGCGAGCGTTCAAGGAGCTGGCCTACAAGTACAGACAGAACATCACTCTTTCTGAACTGCCAG CTGCTGTAGCATCTCGCCCCGACTGTTACTGGGGGCGCAACTGTCGTACGCAGGTGAAGGCTCATCATGCAAT gaaATTCAACCACATTTGTGAGCAGACACGTTTCAAGAACTGA
- the chfr gene encoding E3 ubiquitin-protein ligase CHFR isoform X4 has product MDSCGRGRPWGKLVKVDSSETVLLFNRECTVGRKKGCSLSFPASKLVSGEHCKIVQDESSGVVWLEDMSTNGTVINMSKLVKKQTHMLQSGDVIYFVYRKSEPEQNIAYVYHSIKTEQAISEPCYDVERPAHSPAPVPASDMSLSVEPVMLTKAPCDPTQEEPQPSTSTSHFCIESPLTSGPMATAASPASGLAKEDMDNMEPESKRRKKDDDKGYDSRSPQTSSAEVIGASKGSHGRLLPKPPVEGAKTDKMEETLTCVICQDLLHDCVSLQPCMHVFCAACYSGWMERSSLCPTCRCPVERIRKNHILNNLVEAYLIQHPEKCRSDLKSMDSRNKITQDMLQPKVERSFSDEEGSDYLFELSDNDSDSSDFSQPLLMCRQCPGYRREVSQVLFATGSNYWFAGLSAPPPVPAPPKPENEEGSAKPTGEQPSTSSDDPSAPQEYCCPPQGCHFICTCCLQPMPDRLAELNSQQVAAQHCVLCQRPFCHMYWGCQRIGCQGCLARFSELNLTDKCLDGVLNNNNYESEILQNYLSSRGKSWRDLLQEALQGLQQANYCLTDCRISANTVTCFCCGLRAFKELAYKYRQNITLSELPAAVASRPDCYWGRNCRTQVKAHHAMKFNHICEQTRFKN; this is encoded by the exons ATGGACAGTTGTGGGAGAGGACGACCATGGGGGAAGCTCGTCAAAGTGGACTCCAGTGAGACGGTGCTGCTGTTCAACAGGGAATGCACAGTTGGCAGGAAAAAGG GATGTTCTCTGTCATTTCCAGCCAGCAAGCTGGTGTCAGGGGAGCACTGCAAGATTGTGCAAGATGAAAGCTCAGGCGTGGTGTGGCTTGAAGACATGAG cacGAATGGCACAGTGATCAACATGTCCAAACTGGTGAAGAAGCAAACTCACATGCTACAGAGCGGTGATGTCATCTACTTTGTCTATAGGAAAAGTGAACCAGAGCAAA ACATCGCCTATGTTTACCACTCAATCAAAACGGAGCAAGCTATTTCAGAACCTTGTTATG ACGTGGAGAGACCAGCCCACAGTCCTGCTCCTGTCCCAGCTTCAGACATGTCGCTCTCCGTGGAGCCTGTGATGCTCACAAAGGCTCCTTGTGATCCGACTCAGGAGGAACCTCAACCCTCCACCTCAACTTCCCACTTCTGCATCGAGAGCCCCCTCACTTCTGGTCCCATGGCAACCGCAGCCTCTCCTGCCTCTG GCCTTGCTAAAGAAGATATGGACAATATGGAGCCAGAAAGCAAAAGGCGTAAAAAAGATGATG ATAAAGGTTATGATTCACGTTCGCCACAAACCTCCAGTGCGGAAGTCATCGGTGCATCTAAGGGAAGTCATGGCCGTCTTTTACCCAAACCACCAGTGGAAGGGGCTAAAACTGACAAGATGGAGGAGACTCTGACATGTGTTATTTGCCAGGACCTGCTGCATGACTGTGTCAG TTTGCAGCCTTGCATGCATGTCTTCTGTGCTGCCTGCTACTCGGGCTGGATGGAGCGTTCTTCCCTTTGCCCCACCTGCCGCTGCCCTGTGGAGAGGATTCGTAAGAACCACATCCTCAACAACCTTGTGGAGGCCTACCTCATCCAGCACCCAG AGAAGTGTCGCAGTGATCTGAAGAGCATGGACAGCCGTAACAAGATAACTCAGGACATGTTGCAGCCAAAAGTTGAGCGCTCTTTCTCTGATGAGGAGGGCTCAGATTACCTCTTTGAGCTCTCTGACAACGACAGTGACTCTTCAGACTTTAG TCAGCCTCTATTGATGTGCAGACAGTGTCCCGGCTACAGGAGGGAGGTCAGTCAGGTGCTGTTTGCTACAGGTTCAAACTACTGGTTCGCTGGTCTGTCCGCTCCACCACCTGTACCCGCTCCACCCAAACCAGAAAATGAAGAAGGCTCTGCAAAGCCCACAGGGGAGCAGCCCTCAACATCCTCTGATGACCCCTCTG ctcctcaggaGTACTGCTGCCCCCCTCAGGGCTGCCATTTCATCTGCACCTGCTGCCTCCAGCCAATGCCAGACAGACTGGCAGAGCTGAACAGCCAGCAGGTCGCTGCTCAACATT GTGTGCTGTGCCAGCGACCCTTCTGTCACATGTACTGGGGCTGCCAGAGGATTGGCTGTCAGGGCTGTCTGGCTCGATTCAGTG agctCAATTTGACAGACAAATGTTTGGATGGAGTgcttaacaacaacaactatgAGTCGGAGATCCTCCAG AACTACCTGTCCTCGCGAGGGAAGTCATGGAGAGATCTTCTTCAGGAGGCTCTGCAGGGTTTACAGCAAGCAAACTACTGTCTGACAG ATTGCCGCATCTCTGCAAACACCGTCACGTGCTTCTGCTGCGGCCTGCGAGCGTTCAAGGAGCTGGCCTACAAGTACAGACAGAACATCACTCTTTCTGAACTGCCAG CTGCTGTAGCATCTCGCCCCGACTGTTACTGGGGGCGCAACTGTCGTACGCAGGTGAAGGCTCATCATGCAAT gaaATTCAACCACATTTGTGAGCAGACACGTTTCAAGAACTGA
- the chfr gene encoding E3 ubiquitin-protein ligase CHFR isoform X3, with protein sequence MDSCGRGRPWGKLVKVDSSETVLLFNRECTVGRKKGCSLSFPASKLVSGEHCKIVQDESSGVVWLEDMSTNGTVINMSKLVKKQTHMLQSGDVIYFVYRKSEPEQNIAYVYHSIKTEQAISEPCYDVERPAHSPAPVPASDMSLSVEPVMLTKAPCDPTQEEPQPSTSTSHFCIESPLTSGPMATAASPASGLAKEDMDNMEPESKRRKKDDDKGYDSRSPQTSSAEVIGASKGSHGRLLPKPPVEGAKTDKMEETLTCVICQDLLHDCVSLQPCMHVFCAACYSGWMERSSLCPTCRCPVERIRKNHILNNLVEAYLIQHPEKCRSDLKSMDSRNKITQDMLQPKVERSFSDEEGSDYLFELSDNDSDSSDFSQPLLMCRQCPGYRREVSQVLFATGSNYWFAGLSAPPPVPAPPKPENEEGSAKPTGEQPSTSSDDPSGDSPQEYCCPPQGCHFICTCCLQPMPDRLAELNSQQVAAQHCVLCQRPFCHMYWGCQRIGCQGCLARFSELNLTDKCLDGVLNNNNYESEILQNYLSSRGKSWRDLLQEALQGLQQANYCLTDCRISANTVTCFCCGLRAFKELAYKYRQNITLSELPAAVASRPDCYWGRNCRTQVKAHHAMKFNHICEQTRFKN encoded by the exons ATGGACAGTTGTGGGAGAGGACGACCATGGGGGAAGCTCGTCAAAGTGGACTCCAGTGAGACGGTGCTGCTGTTCAACAGGGAATGCACAGTTGGCAGGAAAAAGG GATGTTCTCTGTCATTTCCAGCCAGCAAGCTGGTGTCAGGGGAGCACTGCAAGATTGTGCAAGATGAAAGCTCAGGCGTGGTGTGGCTTGAAGACATGAG cacGAATGGCACAGTGATCAACATGTCCAAACTGGTGAAGAAGCAAACTCACATGCTACAGAGCGGTGATGTCATCTACTTTGTCTATAGGAAAAGTGAACCAGAGCAAA ACATCGCCTATGTTTACCACTCAATCAAAACGGAGCAAGCTATTTCAGAACCTTGTTATG ACGTGGAGAGACCAGCCCACAGTCCTGCTCCTGTCCCAGCTTCAGACATGTCGCTCTCCGTGGAGCCTGTGATGCTCACAAAGGCTCCTTGTGATCCGACTCAGGAGGAACCTCAACCCTCCACCTCAACTTCCCACTTCTGCATCGAGAGCCCCCTCACTTCTGGTCCCATGGCAACCGCAGCCTCTCCTGCCTCTG GCCTTGCTAAAGAAGATATGGACAATATGGAGCCAGAAAGCAAAAGGCGTAAAAAAGATGATG ATAAAGGTTATGATTCACGTTCGCCACAAACCTCCAGTGCGGAAGTCATCGGTGCATCTAAGGGAAGTCATGGCCGTCTTTTACCCAAACCACCAGTGGAAGGGGCTAAAACTGACAAGATGGAGGAGACTCTGACATGTGTTATTTGCCAGGACCTGCTGCATGACTGTGTCAG TTTGCAGCCTTGCATGCATGTCTTCTGTGCTGCCTGCTACTCGGGCTGGATGGAGCGTTCTTCCCTTTGCCCCACCTGCCGCTGCCCTGTGGAGAGGATTCGTAAGAACCACATCCTCAACAACCTTGTGGAGGCCTACCTCATCCAGCACCCAG AGAAGTGTCGCAGTGATCTGAAGAGCATGGACAGCCGTAACAAGATAACTCAGGACATGTTGCAGCCAAAAGTTGAGCGCTCTTTCTCTGATGAGGAGGGCTCAGATTACCTCTTTGAGCTCTCTGACAACGACAGTGACTCTTCAGACTTTAG TCAGCCTCTATTGATGTGCAGACAGTGTCCCGGCTACAGGAGGGAGGTCAGTCAGGTGCTGTTTGCTACAGGTTCAAACTACTGGTTCGCTGGTCTGTCCGCTCCACCACCTGTACCCGCTCCACCCAAACCAGAAAATGAAGAAGGCTCTGCAAAGCCCACAGGGGAGCAGCCCTCAACATCCTCTGATGACCCCTCTGGTGATT ctcctcaggaGTACTGCTGCCCCCCTCAGGGCTGCCATTTCATCTGCACCTGCTGCCTCCAGCCAATGCCAGACAGACTGGCAGAGCTGAACAGCCAGCAGGTCGCTGCTCAACATT GTGTGCTGTGCCAGCGACCCTTCTGTCACATGTACTGGGGCTGCCAGAGGATTGGCTGTCAGGGCTGTCTGGCTCGATTCAGTG agctCAATTTGACAGACAAATGTTTGGATGGAGTgcttaacaacaacaactatgAGTCGGAGATCCTCCAG AACTACCTGTCCTCGCGAGGGAAGTCATGGAGAGATCTTCTTCAGGAGGCTCTGCAGGGTTTACAGCAAGCAAACTACTGTCTGACAG ATTGCCGCATCTCTGCAAACACCGTCACGTGCTTCTGCTGCGGCCTGCGAGCGTTCAAGGAGCTGGCCTACAAGTACAGACAGAACATCACTCTTTCTGAACTGCCAG CTGCTGTAGCATCTCGCCCCGACTGTTACTGGGGGCGCAACTGTCGTACGCAGGTGAAGGCTCATCATGCAAT gaaATTCAACCACATTTGTGAGCAGACACGTTTCAAGAACTGA